From Acanthopagrus latus isolate v.2019 chromosome 22, fAcaLat1.1, whole genome shotgun sequence, the proteins below share one genomic window:
- the LOC119012987 gene encoding uncharacterized protein LOC119012987, with amino-acid sequence MYAYPVFRRQSASSTRLLMAPSEEARALSNTGSGRAKPKEEVLAEAANFVAGHGGDPADRLLVLAHCQLQFGMFQGQRFRWLLENSLGYAVYLLHSISKETVQANPLSENKQLFQEFTSQIAEMTVELEKFSRKQEMQKQAKDTGDQGYLMVEFGDFKGRSMKEVYEDQSQKAQALINYLKTADARPNTNMAIFKTYVLKRRAAATTLPSSASTSTGRPPASSTSSAPSPAPSTSSAPPAGFQSGAWKPATVKSLLARGNLSPSQLVKKLMSPVKLSPAPQLTSPRPSKPRQLFPSDSAEIDDEEMVSAAAQCEAQLNTATVPREACADPPPAALLHQPSAELPSHWKDQLPPYQHEWIRHTLFKANPRTGKPELVSPLKLWWYPPQPALIHTQPPASPDHFFCRPLFLWMPQKMWLFPLVCVRPACGKHRLTAAGVYRTVRKVLDIDGWYDLATEYLECKRCSKKYPAWSEDILGQLDVGHRSKFPALLTYRYSCGIRVLRMMRERTMGNSVTQLYKKLQEQHSEAWMERVLQYLTACEPFTRSAVVRPSVFAEPPCLPALPKPKWLLAVYARDVLSRLHEVKAKITSIFGSVLKMDSTKKVTKKLAGAAAGTAAWCTNVGNEYGQVLVSVLTAGEGQALDTMAAGLVKRYREAGEAPPKVIYVDRDCCSQHGPCRVKAMFAGWDELQVRLDIWHFMRRFAAGVTTEAHPLYGIFMARLSTCIFEWDPEDVAALRRAKEGELAARSVGNISEEAVTTRITRRELALHCRRRTRGVEETNRLIGSLISLFDSASGKDTLGVPLLDHERIQQIWMEQQKHLGCIQDPEDFQLYIKTGTLKKGNVELCCYRCARGSTSLESFHLHLNRFIPGTSASDAHFQAYLLEGLMRWNDDRMEDAVKGAPSIRSYSSALREAVDQLSQKVLGRCWDERYRTPGAYTGELLGMEYLYSQTGKELTPVLQNPEEEDRLVEEVNDEDFQDEGFVEESMEDITVPVLYEDDPSRALQSRPSSLTSPQASPPPPPSPPQPSSPPPSSHLPSPPPPSPPPQAPASPADVPSSSMSDEAQGAVIGPDGIAGWDKVQDLAVYLVDLREASYFTDLQVTQIVQLWTALPEVDKQRVNYQPRHQVRLTSGRFKAPKRSGVTPGVESVKRCLIGHPGGPAQWPSTSRLVEAICTKLCSLHKSPTKKSGVSTPRWSKILDSYHHIRELVLNTPRLMAETTLQLFELNQKTLIQWFQRRQKTQEMSVLSQGMAPTNKIPVAPNQLLAPKETLELLPPTSGPRHQFVLPPNLEGQAPVLRARQTTRCCHPHSTRHCTQPHRTSAGPAQLGSTLGAPVSRFTERNRRRRALEEESGVPKRRYLRGVAYNTCGTCGQPKTKEFGHSRYGSATFCPQASQGKSLEEWLKEQRAQK; translated from the exons ATGTATGCGTACCCCGTTTTTCGTCGCCAGTCAGCCAGTTCAACTAGACTGCTGATGGCACCCTCGGAGGAGGCAAGGGCTCTTTCAAACACCGGGTCTGGAAGGGCCAAACCCAAAGAGGAGGTGCTGGCAGAGGCCGCTAACTTTGTGGCTGGCCATGGCGGAGACCCAGCTGACAGGCTTCTGGTACTGGCTCACTGCCAGCTGCAGTTTGGCATGTTCCAGGGCCAGAGGTTCAGGTGGCTCCTGGAGAACAGTCTTGGATATGCTGTGTATTTACTGCACAGCATTTCCAAGGAAACAGTGCAGGCAAACCCTCTGTCtgagaacaaacagctgttCCAGGAGTTTACCTCTCAGATCGCAGAGATGACGGTTGAACTAGAGAAGTTTAGCCGTAAGCAGGAGATGCAGAAGCAAGCGAAGGACACTGGAGACCAGGGCTATTTGATGGTGGAGTTTGGAGATTTTAAGGGTCGCTCCATGAAGGAAGTTTATGAGGACCAGAGCCAGAAGGCCCAGGCCCTCATCAATTACCTGAAGACTGCTGATGCCCGgcccaacaccaacatggccattTTCAAGACGTATGTCTTGAAGAGACGCGCTGCAGCCACCACCCTCCCATCTTCAGCCTCCACTTCCACTGGACGTCCTCCTgcatcctccacttcctctgcacCTTCTCCTGcaccctccacttcctctgcacCTCCAGCAGGATTCCAAAGTGGCGCATGGAAGCCCGCCACTGTGAAATCTCTGCTGGCGCGTGGGAATCTGTCTCCTTCACAGCTGGTGAAAAAGTTGATGTCACCAGTTAAACTCT CTCCAGCACCGCAGCTCACCTCACCCCGACCTTCAAAACCCCGGCAGCTTTTCCCTTCTG acTCTGCTGAGATTGATGATGAGGAAATGGTATCTGCTGCAGCGCAGTGTGAGGCACAGCTGAATACAG CCACGGTGCCTCGTGAGGCCTGTGCTgatcctccaccagcagctctcctTCATCAACCTTCAGCTGAGCTTCCCAGTCACTGGAAGGATCAGCTTCCACCTTACCAGCACGAGTGGATACGGCACACTCTGTTCAAGGCCAACCCACGTACTGGCAAGCCAGAGCTAGTGTCACCGCTGAAGCTTTGGTGGTATCCTCCTCAGCCCGCCCTCATTCACACCCAGCCTCCCGCCTCGCCTGACCACTTCTTCTGTCGGCCGTTGTTCCTGTGGATGCCCCAGAAGATGTGGCTGTTTCCTCTAGTCTGTGTTCGTCCAGCCTGCGGCAAGCACAGACTAACAGCCGCAGGAGTGTACAGAACAGTGCGGAAGGTGCTGGACATCGACGGGTGGTATGACCTTGCCACTGAGTACCTGGAGTGCAAGCGCTGTTCCAAAAAGTATCCTGCTTGGTCTGAAGACATCTTAGGCCAGCTGGATGTGGGCCACCGCAGCAAGTTTCCAGCTTTGCTCACTTACAg ATACTCGTGTGGCATCCgtgtgctgaggatgatgagggaGAGGACAATGGGAAACAGCGTGACCCAGCTGTACAAAAAGCTGCAGGAACAGCATAGCGAGGCATGGATGGAGCGTGTCCTGCAGTACCTGACAGCTTGTGAACCATTCACAAGGTCCGCTGTTGTCCGTCCCTCTGTCTTTGCTGAGCCTCCCTGCTTACCTGCCCTACCCAAGCCCAAGTGGCTGTTAGCAGTTTATGCCAGGGATGTTCTCAGCCGGCTGCATGAGGTGAAGGCCAAAATCACCTCCATCTTTGGCTCTGTCCTCAAGATGGACTCCACCAAAAAG GTCACGAAGAAACtcgctggtgctgctgcaggtacagCTGCCTGGTGCACCAATGTTGGCAACGAGTACGGTCAAGTCCTTGTCTCGGTTCTGACAGCTGGTGAGGGACAAGCACTTGACACCATGGCAGCTGGCCTGGTGAAGCGGTACAGGGAGGCGGGTGAGGCGCCACCCAAGGTGATCTATGTGGACAgagactgctgcagtcagcatgGCCCTTGTCGGGTGAAGGCCATGTTTGCAGGGTGGGATGAGCTTCAGGTGCGGCTTGACATCTGGCATTTCATGCGCCGTTTTGCTGCAGGTGTCACCACTGAGGCTCACCCCCTGTATGGCATCTTCATGGCACGCCTGTCCACGTGCATTTTTGAGTGGGATCCAGAAGATGTTGCTGCTCTTCGCCGTGCCAAGGAGGGTGAGCTGGCAGCAAGAAGTGTTGGCAACATCTCGGAGGAGGCGGTGACCACTCGCATCACTCGGAGGGAGTTGGCACtgcactgcaggaggaggaccCGAGGGGTGGAGGAGACCAACAGACTGATCGGGTCACTGATCAGTCTGTTTGACAGCGCGAGTGGGAAGGACACTCTGGGCGTTCCTCTGCTGGACCACGAACGGATCCAGCAGATATGgatggagcagcagaaacaccttGGCTGCATCCAAGACCCAGAAGACTTCCAGCTCTACATCAAGACGGGCACCTTGAAGAAAGGCAACGTGGAGCTGTGCTGCTACAGGTGTGCCCGTGGCTCTACCTCCTTGGAGTCCTTTCACCTCCACCTGAACAGGTTTATTCCAG GAACCAGTGCCAGTGATGCGCATTTCCAGGCGTATCTTCTGGAAGGGCTGATGCGCTGGAATGATGACCGGATGGAGGACGCCGTAAAGGGAGCACCTTCCATCCGCTCCTACAGCAGTGCTCTCAGAGAGGCGGTGGACCAGCTCAGCCAAAAGGTGCTAGGGAGATGCTGGGATGAGCGCTATCGCACCCCTGGAGCATACACAG gtGAATTGCTGGGGATGGAGTACTTGTACAGCCAGACCGGCAAGGAACTGACTCCAGTGCTCCAGaacccagaggaggaggacaggctgGTGGAGGAAGTCAATGATGAGGACTTCCAAGATGAGGGCTTTGTTGAAGAGAGCATGGAGGACATCACAGTTCCGGTGCTGTATGAGGATGACCCCTCCCGTGCTCTGCAGAGCAGGCCCTCATCGTTAACGAGTCCTcaggcctctcctcctcctccgccgtcTCCACCTCAGCCTTCTTCTCCTCCGCCTTCTTCGCATCTGCCTTCCCCACCtccgccctctcctcctcctcaggcccCTGCATCACCTGCTGATGTGCCGTCCAGCAGTATGTCTGACGAGGCTCAA GGAGCAGTGATTGGACCGGATGGGATCGCTGGGTGGGACAAAGTCCAGGATCTCGCTGTTTACCTAGTGGATCTCCGTGAGGCTTCTTACTTCACTGACCTGCAGGTGACCCAGATCGTCCAGCTGTGGACAGCTCTCCCTGAGGTTGACAAGCAGCGTGTCAACTACCAGCCTCGCCATCAGGTGCGCCTGACAAGTGGCCGCTTTAAGGCTCCGAAGCGGTCTGGAGTCACACCGGGTGTGGAGAGTGTCAAACGCTGCTTGATAGGACATCCTGGGGGtcctgcacagtggcccagcaCCAGCCGCTTGGTTGAGGCCATATGCACCAAGCTGTGCAGTTTGCACAAGTCGCCCACCAAGAAGTCTGGAGTCTCCACCCCTAGATGGTCAAAAATCCTTGACAGCTACCACCACATCCGGGAGCTGGTGCTCAACACTCCAAGGCTTATGGCGGAGACCACGCTCCAGCTCTTTGAGCTAAATCAGAAGACACTCATTCAGTG GTTTCAACGGAGGCAGAAGACCCAGGAGATGAGTGTCCTCTCCCAGGGAATGGCTCCAACTAACAAGATTCCCGTGGCACCCAACCAGCTTCTGGCCCCGAAGGAGACACTGGAGCTCCTTCCTCCAACATCTGGCCCACGGCACCAGTTTGTCCTCCCTCCTAATCTGGAGGGACAGGCTCCCGTCCTGCGGGCCAGGCAGACGACCCGCTGCTGCCACCCCCACAGCACCAGGCACTGCACCCAACCCCACCGCACCAG TGCAGGCCCAGCTCAGCTTGGTTCCACACTGGGTGCTCCTGTGTCTCGcttcacagagagaaacagacgacGGCGGGCCcttgaggaggagagtggagtgCCCAAGAGGAGGTATCTCAGAGGAGTGGCATATAACACGTGTGGCACGTGTGGACAGCCAAAAACCAAGGAGTTTGGCCATAGCCGTTATGGCAGCGCCACCTTTTGTCCACAGGCCTCACAAGGGAAATCTCTGGAGGAGTGGCTGAAGGAACAGAGAGCACAAAAATAG